The DNA region GCGTCGCGTTCTTCAGGGGACTCGCTCCGCAATTCGTTGATTACTTGCTCACGCGTCTTGCCTGGACCTGCCGCATCAGGTGTGCGAAGCGGGAAGTTGCTTTGGCCGTAAGAAAGTCGTCCTTGCTGCATAGCAGCCTTAGTTTCGGCGATGACTTGCTCTCGCGTCTTCTCGCTCTTGAAATGTTCCGGGTGAACGATGAAGCCCTTTTCGTTGTTGGCGGGATGCTCGTACGCTGCCGAAGCAATCCCTGGAAGGCCCAAGGTAACCACTGCGGCCGCGGCGGCAATCATGGAAGAAAGGGAAAGACGTTGTTTGATCATGGT from Acidovorax sp. T1 includes:
- a CDS encoding DUF4148 domain-containing protein, which gives rise to MIKQRLSLSSMIAAAAAVVTLGLPGIASAAYEHPANNEKGFIVHPEHFKSEKTREQVIAETKAAMQQGRLSYGQSNFPLRTPDAAGPGKTREQVINELRSESPEERDARLRLYYRG